The sequence tgcagccagtgttatgtattatccctggagagatgtgtaatcagacctcacactgctgtgctctgtgctctctgcagccagtgttatgtattgtccctggagagatgtgtaatcagacctcacactgctgtgctctgtgctctctgcagccagtgttatgtattatccctggagagatgtgtaatcagacctcacactgctgtgctctgtgctctctgcagccagtgttatgtagtgtccctggagagatgtgtaatcagacctcacactgctgtgctctgtgctctctgcagccagtgttatgcattgtccctggagagatgtgtaatcagacctcacactgctgtgctctgtgctctctgcagccagtgttatgtattctccctggagagatgtgtagtcagacctcacactgctgtgctctgtgcagtcagtgttatgtatggtccctggagagatgtgtaatcagacctctgtgtatgttgcaattatattccaggattgtagcttctggggACATGTCCTCCCACAGCTGTGCCCTGAGTTCTCTACATTGATCTACTCCACAGCCCTTTACCCATTCCTCTGCATGACTGCTGTAGGTTTCAACCAGAAGCCCACTACTGCTTTACCCTAATAGCCAAGACAACCGCAGTGTGAAGACATGTTAGTACTCCTCGAGAACTACAAATTTGAATTCTAAACccatttttcatagtcctgctgctactaacaacatgcacgaCAGCCTTCTATCATTGCTACATGACACATTCGCCTTTTTGCATAGTCAACAATGAAGAGGGATTTTAACAAGCCCAATAACTATCTTCTACATTCAATTTTCTTCCTTTCTTCCTCCTTTAGCTCTTGTTGCTTGTATTGTTCTTAGTAATTTTTGCCCTGGGGGGCAAATCATTGTGGATCGTTGACACATGCAAATGTGTCCAACTTAACCCCTCCCACCTCTCCCTAGAATAGAGATAAAACAAGACTCACCAGTTCATACGAGAGAGTTGGACGCTCTTACTATGTCCATCATGGAACAAGGAGATGACTATGATGACTATCTGGTCACCGAGGACGAGCCTCTGATCGAGAGCATTTATGTCAATCGGCTTCATCCACCACATTCAAGCGCACCATATGAGACTCCGGTTTCGGTAGAAGATGTCAGCGACGTGCAGGTCACAGAGGTCTTCTGCACACATTGCTCATCCGTTCCAGCAGTGAAGTCTTGCACGTTCTGTGAAGTTTCTCTATGCGATAAACACGTCACGTTGCACAGCAGGTCGAGGGAACACGTCTTAACCGCGCCTCCGAAAACCTTTGAAAAAGCCACCGATCAAAAGTGTTCCCTCCACAATGAAGTTCTGAAATTCTACTGCTTCGAAGATGCCACCTGTATCTGCATGCCATGTTGCCTTTCTGGGGTGCACAAGAAGCACCGAATTGAGCCCTTGTCCAAGGCTTTCGATATAAAGAAGGAACAGATCGGAGATGTCCTCCAGAAACTAATTCTACAGCAAAGAGACAACGATATCCAAGTCCAAAAACTTCAAAGTCAGAAGAGGGCCATGAAAGAAAAAGCCAACAAACTAGCGGCTCGAGTTGGCGAACTGTTTTGGGACGTCAGGAGACAATTGGATGTTCTGGAGGAGAAGGTCCTCGGTGATATTACCAAAGACGAAGAGAAGGTCTGTCATCCAATCTCAAGTCTCATTGAAAAGTTGGAACTGCAGAAGGAAGAACTTTCTAGAAACATAAGTATCATGGAGGAGCTGCATAACTTATCTGACCCATTGGCCGTCTTATCGAAGACGGGTAAAACGCAAGCCGGACTTTGGTATCCTAAAGGAAGGCAGAGCATCCACTGGGAACCTGGTGACCTGGATGAAGGCCTTGTCATGGTGACTCTACAAAAATCCTTTGAGGATCTGGTGACTCGTTTGAAGAAGAGAATGTGTTGGGCTGCAGATCTCCGGGCAGATGTGAACACAGCGGCTTATAACATCTATCTGTCGGGCGACCGGAGGACAATATCGTGGACCAAAATCGATCAACGTCGTCAGAAGAATCCATCGCGATTCAAGAAGTTCCAGGTTATGAGCCTGCACAGTTTTTCTTCAGGGCAGCATTACTGGGAGGTGGAGGCTGGTCCATCGGGGTCGTGGGTAGTGGGAATGTGTTACCCCAGTATAGACAGAAAAGGTAATAACGCCTTCATTGGGAACAGTAGCAAAGCTTGGGGATTGGGCTGCGTAGACAACAACCTTAAAGTCATGCACAACAAAATGGATACTCATCTTCCCAGTCACTTATCCTCTAATAGAATAGGAATCTATCTGGACTATGAGGCCGGGCAGCTGTCCTTCTAC comes from Engystomops pustulosus chromosome 6, aEngPut4.maternal, whole genome shotgun sequence and encodes:
- the LOC140066034 gene encoding E3 ubiquitin-protein ligase TRIM39-like; translation: MSIMEQGDDYDDYLVTEDEPLIESIYVNRLHPPHSSAPYETPVSVEDVSDVQVTEVFCTHCSSVPAVKSCTFCEVSLCDKHVTLHSRSREHVLTAPPKTFEKATDQKCSLHNEVLKFYCFEDATCICMPCCLSGVHKKHRIEPLSKAFDIKKEQIGDVLQKLILQQRDNDIQVQKLQSQKRAMKEKANKLAARVGELFWDVRRQLDVLEEKVLGDITKDEEKVCHPISSLIEKLELQKEELSRNISIMEELHNLSDPLAVLSKTGKTQAGLWYPKGRQSIHWEPGDLDEGLVMVTLQKSFEDLVTRLKKRMCWAADLRADVNTAAYNIYLSGDRRTISWTKIDQRRQKNPSRFKKFQVMSLHSFSSGQHYWEVEAGPSGSWVVGMCYPSIDRKGNNAFIGNSSKAWGLGCVDNNLKVMHNKMDTHLPSHLSSNRIGIYLDYEAGQLSFYEVSDPIRLIHTVTTTFTEPLHAVFWVYFNWIKVNS